The following coding sequences lie in one Aspergillus puulaauensis MK2 DNA, chromosome 3, nearly complete sequence genomic window:
- a CDS encoding aldo/keto reductase (COG:C;~EggNog:ENOG410PFVQ;~InterPro:IPR018170,IPR020471,IPR036812,IPR023210;~PFAM:PF00248;~SMCOG1039:aldo/keto reductase family oxidoreductase;~antiSMASH:Cluster_3.8;~go_function: GO:0016491 - oxidoreductase activity [Evidence IEA];~go_process: GO:0055114 - oxidation-reduction process [Evidence IEA]) has translation MASRRTFKLNSGFEIPAVGLGTWQSRPNEVQKAVNAALQIGYRHIDAASVYGNEREVGDGIKASGVPREEIFLTSKLWNTHHDPENVEAAVDRSLSDLQTDYLDLYLIHWPVAFRHSTTSIQPIDEKTGLIDVIDVPTKDTWAAMEALVAKGKVRSIGVSNFTREKIEELLKTAKIPPAVNQIEAHPYLQQRGLLEWSKEKGILVTGYSPLGNNIYNIPRTVDDPLVIEIAKSLNKTPAQVLISWAVQRGTVVLPKSVTPERIQSNLQDFVLPEDAFQAIRSLERHQRMNFPARLGVDIFGEVGEESAKKSARDWAEAQKQLKN, from the exons ATGGCCTCAAGACGCACGTTCAAGCTCAATTCAGGTTTCGAAATCCCTGCTGTCGGGCTGGGAACCTGG CAATCCAGACCGAACGAGGTGCAGAAAGCAGTAAATGCAGCGCTTCAAATTGGGTACCGTCATATCGACGCTGCATCAGTCTACGGGAACGAACGCGAAGTTGGGGATGGGATCAAAGCGTCAGGTGTCCCGCGTGAAGAAATCTTT CTTACTAGCAAGCTATGGAATACTCATCACGACCCCGAGAACGTTGAAGCTGCGGTGGATCGATCACTTAGCGACCTTCAAACTGATTATCTTGATCTTTACCTG ATACACTGGCCCGTCGCCTTCCGCCACTCAACCACGAGTATCCAACCTATAGATGAGAAAACAGGTTTAATCGACGTGATAGACGTCCCAACCAAGGATACATGGGCTGCTATGGAGGCATTAGTTGCCAAGGGCAAAGTGCGGTCAATCGGTGTCAGCAACTTCACCAGGGAGAAGATTGAAGAACTCCTCAAAAC GGCGAAGATACCACCTGCCGTCAACCAGATTGAAGCCCACCCTTATCTCCAACAAAGAGGGTTACTGGAGTGGTCTAAAGAAAAG GGAATCCTAGTGACTGGATATTCGCCCCTCGGGAACAACATCTACAACATTCCTCG AACCGTTGACGACCCCCTTGTCATTGAGATCGCCAAATCCCTCAACAAAACCCCAGCCCAGGTCCTCATCAGTTGGGCTGTTCAGCGAGGAACAGTTGTGCTGCCGAAATCTGTGACCCCCGAGAGGATCCAGAGTAACTTACAAG ACTTTGTCCTCCCCGAGGATGCATTCCAGGCTATTCGTTCACTAGAAAGACACCAACGGATGAACTTCCCTGCGCGCCTTGGTGTGGATATATTTGGAGAGGTTGGCGAGGAGAgcgcgaagaagagcgcgCGCGACTGGGCAGAGGCTCAAAAACAGTTGAAGAATTAG
- a CDS encoding phosphopantothenate--cysteine ligase CAB2 (BUSCO:EOG09263YFX;~COG:H;~EggNog:ENOG410PGAA;~InterPro:IPR035929,IPR007085;~TransMembrane:2 (i152-172o178-195i);~antiSMASH:Cluster_3.8) — protein sequence MTPADSESAYFNNYPPPKALPKHESLARSFIDYHVESSRRVVLVTSGGTTVPLENQTVRFIDNFSAGTRGATSAEYFLQQGYAVIFLHRQFSLLPYSRHYSHSTNCFLDFMDEAAPSDSGNSDHGPIVVRNEYQDEMRDVLRKYRYAKQNNLLLLIPFTTVSEYLFELRMLAKCMNPLGPNALFYLAAAVSDFFIPRDRMAEHKIQSSEIPKEFSGPEEAVSTDDIYTGGFEQKPATSSKKLVVNLDPVPKFLHQLVDGWSPEGSMIVSFKLETDPNLLVYKAQTALDTYAHHLVVGNLLSTRKWEVVFVTPDPPHERWIRVPKSRRSKSISGVENQVGLAEAAKRSLGDDASATPDGTESSKNEAVVTTREGTEVESLIIPELVKLHSNMIGKFHKQ from the coding sequence ATGACGCCCGCCGACAGCGAATCCGCATACTTCAACAACTACCCTCCACCTAAAGCCCTTCCCAAACATGAATCGCTCGCTAGATCATTCATAGATTATCATGTGGAATCCAGTCGGCGCGTGGTACTCGTTACCTCTGGAGGAACTACAGTTCCCCTCGAAAATCAAACTGTCCGCTTCATCGACAACTTCTCCGCAGGAACAAGAGGTGCCACATCCGCGGAGTACTTTTTACAGCAGGGCTATGCAGTGATATTCCTACACCGACAGTTTAGTCTGCTTCCATACTCCCGGCATTACAGCCATTCCACCAATTGCTTCCTAGACTTCATGGATGAGGCCGCCCCGAGCGATTCAGGCAATTCAGACCATGGACCCATCGTGGTGCGGAATGAGTACCAGGATGAGATGCGGGATGTCCTCCGGAAATACAGATACGCGAAGCagaacaacctccttcttTTGATCCCATTTACTACGGTTTCTGAGTACCTCTTTGAACTGCGCATGCTTGCAAAATGCATGAACCCTCTTGGCCCCAATGCGCTGTTCTatttggctgctgcggtgAGCGATTTTTTTATTCCACGCGACCGGATGGCAGAGCACAAGATCCAATCGTCGGAAATTCCCAAGGAATTCAGCGGCCCCGAGGAGGCCGTTAGCACCGATGACATCTACACAGGCGGGTTTGAGCAGAAACCAGCTACGTCAAGCAAGAAGCTAGTCGTCAATTTGGATCCAGTCCCGAAATTCCTCCACCAGCTCGTGGACGGCTGGTCGCCAGAGGGAAGCATGATTGTCTCCTTCAAGCTCGAAACTGACCCCAATCTGCTCGTCTACAAGGCCCAGACGGCGCTGGATACCTATGCCCATCACCTGGTGGTCGGAAACTTACTCTCAACTAGAAAATGGGAGGTCGTATTTGTCACTCCAGATCCACCACATGAACGCTGGATTCGGGTTCCCAAGTCACGCCGGAGCAAGAGCATCTCCGGTGTCGAAAATCAGGTGGGATTGGCCGAGGCTGCAAAGCGGTCATTAGGGGACGATGCCTCTGCGACTCCTGATGGTACAGAGTCTTCGAAGAATGAAGCGGTGGTTACGACCCGCGAGGGCACAGAAGTCGAAAGCCTGATCATTCCAGAGCTGGTCAAGCTGCATTCAAACATGATTGGGAAATTCCATAAGCAATAA
- a CDS encoding Zn(II)2Cys6 transcription factor (COG:S;~EggNog:ENOG410PKBS;~InterPro:IPR036864,IPR007219,IPR001138;~PFAM:PF00172,PF04082;~antiSMASH:Cluster_3.8;~go_function: GO:0000981 - DNA-binding transcription factor activity, RNA polymerase II-specific [Evidence IEA];~go_function: GO:0003677 - DNA binding [Evidence IEA];~go_function: GO:0008270 - zinc ion binding [Evidence IEA];~go_process: GO:0006351 - transcription, DNA-templated [Evidence IEA];~go_process: GO:0006355 - regulation of transcription, DNA-templated [Evidence IEA]), with translation MEPAGSHPSKRRCKERVRVTRACDNCKKKKLRCSGTLPCALCQRSRFECEYTAGYHRGKVPPVPIASHQTGDVGNANRYGEQSTNTSTNSLSPLEPQHASHDGLLQADKRDKRTALPSSGNSPEPHQTDLEGHYVGPASGVSFLIRVQKRLHEHISFPRTTPIFNLGDAPLAKYDPSFLIIPNKKEAKALLDRYFEFTFPTHRFLHQPQVESWLEDFYHDLGASQPPRPGAMATRALLLMIFAHAKLCLPNSEGSLGACVNSPVYFAASEHYLAEETGPVRLSSVQARLAQCFYLLGQSRINHCWSLFGTMARLAIAIGLHRGRRQELTGSVDFVEQECRKRVFWCIYILDNYLGAALGRPRIFHDDEIDQELPAIANDSQITARGISPAVSSTQSIMLAPVYHAKLSKIISGILRDLYGIRRVTLQSQSVATTKYGAELAQWRKEISAFIDLPNVDMMMVTYQRQYTVLNLAFYHAQILLYRSFILRDFKNLALPVADESNHLSKSVNQNIQTCLEAAMKIASILRDLCENGRMYHTFWFTHYYAFSAIVILYVHFIQSCAQASNAEAEANSTFFQAGEQAQRHLATSGSQSSFARRYAMVLEELRREAQKCIQHKHQSAIDLPSTDPQVANNINIGPNESRRIDFPGEHFNYGPASFPQPTFEGIRRNTDGVSPSLTLSNMQSEAWMENLMQDGSPGTYIPSLTSWGEFDSLALTGLGELGYLFASNNLQTFEG, from the exons ATGGAGCCCGCCGGAAGCCACCCTAGCAAACGGCGATGTAAGGAACGGGTTCGCGTCACTCGCGCCTGTGACAATTGTAAGAA GAAGAAATTACGCTGTTCAGGCACTCTTCCCTGCGCACTATGCCAGCGCTCCCGGTTCGAGTGTGAGTACACTGCTGGCTACCATCGAGGAAAAGTACCACCGGTTCCCATAGCCAGCCACCAAACTGGTGATGTGGGCAATGCCAATCGATATGGCGAGCAGTCTACAAATACTAGCACGAACAGCCTCTCTCCACTGGAACCGCAGCATGCTTCACACGATGGACTCCTGCAAGCAGATAAACGAGATAAACGAACCGCCCTTCCATCGTCTGGCAATTCACCAGAGCCTCATCAAACTGATTTGGAGGGGCATTACGTTGGGCCGGCATCAGGCGTCTCATTTTTGATTCGGGTTCAGAAGCGACTTCATGAGCATATCTCGTTTCCACGTACTACACCGATTTTTAATTTAGGTGACGCGCCACTTGCTAAATACGACCCGTCTtttctcatcatccccaatAAAAAGGAAGCAAAGGCGCTGCTTGATAGGTACTTTGAATTCACTTTCCCCACTCATCGTTTCTTGCACCAGCCACAAGTTGAGAGCTGGCTTGAAGACTTCTACCACGACCTTGGGGCATCGCAACCGCCAAGGCCGGGAGCTATGGCGACGAGAGCATTGCTCCTAATGATTTTTGCGCATGCAAAGCTATGTTTGCCAAATAGTGAAGGCTCCTTGGGTGCTTGCGTAAACAG CCCAGTCTATTTCGCTGCCTCAGAACACTATCTCGCAGAAGAGACGGGCCCTGTTCGCCTTTCAAGCGTCCAGGCACGGTTAGCCCAGTGTTTTTATCTTCTGGGCCAATCTCGGATTAATCATTGTTGGAGTCTTTTTGGGACTATGGCACGACTCGCTATTGCAATCGGCTTGCATCGAGGACGACGTCAGGAACTCACAGGGAGTGTTGACTTCGTCGAACAGGAATGCCGCAAACGAGTCTTCtggtgtatatatatcctgGATAACTATCTCGGTGCTGCACTGGGGCGTCCAAGAATCTTTCACGATGACGAAATCGACCAGGAACTCCCTGCTATTGCAAACGACTCACAAATAACAGCAAGGGGCATTTCGCCGGCTGTGTCGAGCACTCAAAGCATCATGCTGGCACCCGTATATCACGCCAAACTGTCCAAAATTATCAGCGGTATACTTCGTGATTTATACGGCATACGACGAGTAACTCTCCAATCTCAATCTGTAGCAACCACAAAGTACGGTGCTGAGCTTGCACAGTGGCGGAAGGAAATATCAGCTTTTATTGACCTCCCAAATGTTGATATGATGATGGTTACTTATCAGCGACAGTATACGGTCTTAAACCTTGCTTTCTATCATGCTCAGATACTACTCTACCGCTCATTCATTCTCAGAGACTTCAAGAATTTAGCGCTTCCGGTGGCTGACGAAAGCAACCACTTATCCAAGTCTGTTAACCAGAATATCCAGACTTGTCTAGAGGCTGCTATGAAGATCGCTAGCATTCTACGTGACTTGTGCGAGAATGGCAGAATGTACCATACTTTTTGG TTCACTCATTACTATGCGTTCTCAGCTATTGTTATATTATATGTTCACTTTATCCAGAGTTGTGCCCAAGCGAGCAATGCTGAGGCCGAAGCAAActcgaccttcttccaggCGGGCGAGCAAGCTCAACGGCATCTAGCAACATCCGGGTCGCAATCCTCCTTCGCCCGGCGGTACGCCATGGTGCTCGAAGAACTGCGTAGAGAGGCGCAAAAGTGTATACAGCACAAACATCAGTCGGCAATTGACCTTCCATCTACGGATCCACAAGTGGCCAATAACATCAATATTGGACCGAACGAGTCTCGGCGAATAGACTTCCCGGGAGAACATTTTAACTACGGCCCAGCGAGCTTTCCTCAACCCACATTTGAAGGTATTCGGCGCAATACGGACGGAGTTAGCCCATCTTTAACTTTGTCAAATATGCAATCAGAGGCCTGGATGGAAAATCTGATGCAAGATGGCAGTCCTGGGACTTATATACCTAGTTTAACTAGCTGGGGAGAGTTTGACTCACTAGCCCTGACTGGTCTGGGAGAATTAGGGTATCTTTTTGCCTCCAACAATTTACAGACTTTCGAGGGTTGA
- a CDS encoding uncharacterized protein (COG:M;~EggNog:ENOG410PGZH;~InterPro:IPR029065,IPR034593,IPR023592,IPR036849, IPR013342,IPR013341,IPR029017,IPR018110;~PFAM:PF13378,PF02746;~SMCOG1268:mandelate racemase/muconate lactonizing enzyme;~antiSMASH:Cluster_3.8;~go_function: GO:0008869 - galactonate dehydratase activity [Evidence IEA];~go_process: GO:0009063 - cellular amino acid catabolic process [Evidence IEA];~go_process: GO:0034194 - D-galactonate catabolic process [Evidence IEA]), with amino-acid sequence MAPIAQIEYFRVPPRWLFVKITDADGNYGWGEASLEGHTEAVEGSLAAFAERFTGADADDIENVWQNGYRMGFYRGGPILMSALSGVDIALWDLKARRLGLPIYQLLGGKLRDKLKVYAWIGGDRPGDVEAQARARISQGFKAIKMNATEDLGWLDSPHALDTSVERLKTVKALGIDAGVDFHGRVHKAMAQQLAHKLAPHEPLFIEEPLLSEHPESVAALSKLVPIPIALGERLHSRWDIKPFLESSSISILQPDICHVGGISEIRRIATMAEAYDVALAPHCPLGPIALAASLQVDAVSANFAIQEMSLGIHYNAGSADIDTYIKNPEVWKVQDGLIDLLAGPGLGIEIDEEKVRAASVNAAAWRSPHFLGPGGELREW; translated from the exons ATGGCACCAATTGCCCAGATAGAATACTTTCGCGTACCGCCGCGGTGGTTGTTTGTCAAGATCACGGACGCCGATGGCAATTATGGCTGGGGTGAGGCATCACTAGAAGGTCATACTGAAGCCGTGGAGGGCAGTCTGGCTGCGTTTGCTGAGAGGTTCACCGGCGCGGATGCAGA TGATATCGAAAATGTATGGCAAAATGGGTACAGGATGGGATTTTACCGGGGCGGACCTATCCTTATGAGTGCTCTGTCGGGTGTAGATATAGCACTTTGGGATCTTAAAG CGAGACGACTCGGCCTTCCCATATATCAGCTTCTAGGAGGAAAGCTGAGGGATAAGCTAAAGGTGTATGCTTGGATCGGCGGAGACCGTCCTGGCGATGTTGAAGCTCAAGC CCGAGCGAGAATCTCACAGGGGTTCAAAGCCATCAAGATGAACGCTACTGAGGACCTGGGCTGGCTCGATTCACCTCATGCTTTGGACACATCTGTTGAGCGATTGAAGACAGTCAAAGCCTTGGGAATCGACGCTGGGGTGGATTTTCATGGCAGAGTGCACAAGGCAATGGCGCAGCAGCTCGCACATAAGCTTGCGCCCCATGAACCTTTATTCATTGAAGAGCCTCTCCTCTCCGAGCACCCAGAATCTGTCGCCGCTTTGTCTAAACTTGTTCCCATTCCAATCGCCCTTGGAGAACGACTACACAGCCGGTGGGACATAAAACCGTTCCTCGAATCCTCATCCATAAGCATCCTACAGCCAGACATTTGCCATGTTGGTGGAATCTCCGAAATTCGTAGAATTGCTACTATGGCAGAAGCTTATGATGTTGCTTTGGCTCCTCATTGCCCATTGGGGCCCATTGCTCTTGCGGCGAGCTTGCAGGTCGATGCTGTCAGCGCAAACTTTGCGATCCAGGAGATGAGCTTGGGAATTCATTATAACGCGGGTTCGGCAGACATTGATACATATATCAAGAACCCGGAAGTATGGAAGGTGCAGGATGGATTGATCGATCTTCTGGCTGGGCCAGGGCTGGGTATTGAGattgacgaagagaaagtcCGCGCAGCGTCCGTAAATGCAGCTGCATGGCGTAGTCCACACTTCCTAGGACCAGGGGGAGAGTTGAGAGAGTGGTGA
- a CDS encoding putative NRPS-like protein biosynthetic cluster (COG:I;~EggNog:ENOG410QE59;~InterPro:IPR000873,IPR009081,IPR006162,IPR036736, IPR036291,IPR013120,IPR042099,IPR020845;~PFAM:PF00501,PF00550,PF01370,PF07993;~SMCOG1002:AMP-dependent synthetase and ligase;~antiSMASH:Cluster_3.8) yields MLPTSQTSNDVLVDGKDALDDLAKLPPTPPAETGTPLYTVNDILLHRIPHPPGAPLVGYPQSTHGISDYKFYTAEDLDRFANGSANIMQDSGLPMFSDPVENRVVAILGASNLDYVVALFALSRLGYAVLLLSTRLSTEAYTNLLAKTNCRNIIYSSTAQRAVSLIQGAVPEIKSNLIPEYSSYSRCVESSELQFTGQPEISRKLAFIIHSSGSTGLPKPIFQTHSACIANYTASNSYRALLTLPMYHNHGLCTLFRCLFKAKPVAIYNANLPLTGKNVLEAMEAFQPESFHGVPYVLKLLSEVDGGAEELAKCRQVLFGGSSCPDDLGDYLVNKGVRLISHYGATEAGQLMTSDRPVEDKLWNYVRPLKGVLPFLRMDELEDGSYECVALDGLPTKVTSNCDDPPNSFRTRDTFLKHPSIPNAWKYLGRIDDRVTLVNGEKVLPVPIEHRIRQSKFVKDNLVFGVGKPLPGLIVVPSVECENMTNDEILDIVWPNIEAANKSAEAFSQISRDMVIILAAGSSYPATDKGTMIRNRCYMEFNDLIEAAYKRLESGSSDDAQKLFLDLAELEKYLLNLFRTYLGFAELGLDSDFFEAGVDSLQAIKVRGMIKRNINIGTAELGHNVVFDFANIKRLAMHLYALRTGDRSNEEDELAVMSQLIEKYSSFVERPGAEEVILLTGTTGSLGIYILSRLMQKRNVKRIYCLVRASNTSNALDRILSNLASRSLPMVNVSKIVALPSQLGSENLGLSPSVLSELRVSLTKVIHSAWAVNFTLGVRSFEAQHIKGVHNLINLCLSSERSSPAQLYFCSSISSAAGTPLPATISEAPVPKLAHAHNMGYARSKLVAERIVQAAAEKTGMVAKVLRVGQIVGDTVKGKWNTTEAIPLMLQTAHTLKVLPALDETPSWLPVDVVADAILDLASLNDSPISGSAILRQFSHDPNTVYHVQNSRTFKWTEELLPALKEAGLDFEILTQRQWIQRLREGEQDPQKNPAIKLLDFFADKYDNDKPGRAGLVFEMAKSEAASPSLKGGVELIESGLIKKFVDSWRSEW; encoded by the exons ATGCTACCAACATCCCAGACCAGTAATGACGTCTTAGTCGATGGAAAAGACGCCCTAGACGACCTTGCAAAACTTCCACCAACTCCGCCGGCGGAAACAGGAACTCCATTGTATACGGTCAATGATATCCTGTTGCACCGCATACCGCATCCGCCTGGAGCCCCTTTGGTCGGCTATCCGCAAAGCACACATGGGATCAGCGACTACAAGTTTTACACTGCGGAGGACTTGGACAGGTTTGCAAATGGATCTGCCAATATTATGCAAGACTCTGGACTTCCAATG TTCTCCGATCCCGTCGAGAACCGGGTAGTAGCAATACTTGGCGCTTCTAACCTTGACTACGTCGTTGCCCTGTTCGCACTGTCAAGATTAGGATATGCTGTTCTATTACTGTCTACTCGGCTTAGCACTGAAGCTTACACCAACCTCCTTGCCAAAACCAACTGcagaaatattatatattcctCCACGGCACAACGAGCAGTGTCGCTGATTCAAGGTGCTGTGCCAGAAATAAAATCAAATTTAATACCGGAGTATTCTAGTTACTCGCGATGCGTCGAATCATCAGAATTGCAGTTCACCGGACAGCCGGAAATAAGTCGGAAATTGGCTTTCATTATCCATTCTTCGGGTTCTACAGGTCTTCCTAAACCAATTTTCCAGACGCACTCTGCTTGCATTGCCAACTATACTGCCAGCAACTCGTATCGTGCTCTCTTGACCCTTCCCATGTATCACAATCATGGCCTATGCACATTATTTCGATGCTTGTTTAAGGCAAAGCCCGTTGCCATTTACAATGCAAATCTACCCTTGACCGGCAAAAACGTCCTCGAAGCCATGGAAGCATTCCAACCTGAGAGTTTCCATGGGGTACCATACGTCCTGAAACTCCTAAGCGAAGTTGACGGGGGGGCTGAGGAGCTAGCCAAATGTCGGCAAGTCCTCTTTGGAGGAAGCAGTTGCCCAGATGACCTTGGAGATTACCTTGTGAACAAGGGAGTTCGGCTAATCAGCCATTACGGGGC TACAGAAGCTGGTCAGTTAATGACATCTGACCGCCCCGTTGAGGACAAACTGTGGAACTACGTTCGGCCTTTAAAGGGCGTTTTGCCCTTTTTGAGAATGGACGAACTCGAGGACGGCTCCTACGAGTGCGTTGCCCTCGATGGGCTCCCAACTAAGGTCACATCCAACTGCGATGACCCACCGAATTCTTTCCGTACTCGAGACACATTTTTGAAGCATCCTAGCATTCCAAATGCCTGGAAGTACCTGGGTCGTATTGATGACAGAGTCACCTTAGTCAATGGTGAGAAGGTTCTGCCCGTACCAATTGAGCACCGCATTCGACAGAGCAAGTTTGTGAAGGATAATCTCGTGTTCGGGGTGGGAAAGCCACTACCCGGCTTGATTGTTGTTCCCAGTGTTGAGTGTGAAAATATGACCAATGATGAGATTCTCGATATTGTGTGGCCTAATATCGAGGCCGCAAACAAAAGCGCAGAGGCATTTAGTCAGATATCCCGGGACATGGTTATCATATTAGCCGCGGGGTCTTCGTATCCAGCAACTGATAAAGGGACAATGATTCGAAACCGCTGCTACATGGAATTCAACGACCTCATTGAAGCCGCATACAAAAGACTGGAAAGTGGCTCTTCAGACGACGCGCAAAAGCTCTTTCTGGACCTTGCAGAACTAGAAAAATACCTTCTGAATCTTTTTAGAACCTACCTCGGCTTTGCAGAACTTGGTTTGGACTCCGACTTCTTTGAGGCAGGAGTTGACAGCCTCCAAGCGATCAAAGTAAGAGGCATGATTAAGAGGAACATCAACATTGGGACCGCCGAACTCGGCCATAACGTTGTTTTCGACTTTGCGAACATCAAGAGACTTGCGATGCATCTATACGCCCTCCGAACCGGTGACCGATCaaacgaggaggatgagctggcGGTCATGTCACAGTTAATCGAGAAGTATTCATCTTTCGTGGAGCGACCAGGTGCAGAGGAAGTTATT CTGCTTACTGGAACAACCGGCTCTCTTGGTATCTATATTCTCTCTCGACTGatgcagaaaagaaacgtTAAAAGAATATACTGCCTTGTACGAGCATCAAACACGAGCAACGCCCTCGATCGGATTCTTTCCAACCTGGCGTCAAGGTCATTACCCATGGTGAACGTCTCAAAAATCGTGGCCTTGCCATCCCAGCTCGGTTCAGAGAATCTTGGGCTGTCTCCTTCGGTGCTCAGTGAGCTTCGGGTGTCCCTAACCAAAGTCATACACTCTGCCTGGGCTGTGAATTTTACGCTAGGCGTGCGCAGCTTTGAAGCGCAGCACATAAAGGGCGTCCACAACTTGATCAATCTATGCCTCTCTAGCGAGCGATCCTCTCCAGCACAACTTTATTTCTGCTCTTCCATATCCTCAGCTGCTGGAACGCCACTTCCTGCCACCATCAGCGAAGCCCCAGTCCCTAAACTTGCGCACGCACACAACATGGGCTACGCGAGGTCTAAACTTGTGGCGGAACGAATTGTCCAGGCTGCCGCAGAGAAAACCGGGATGGTCGCGAAAGTTCTCAGAGTCGGTCAGATTGTTGGCGACACGGTAAAAGGAAAATGGAACACTACCGAGGCAATCCCTCTGATGCTTCAGACAGCGCACACGCTGAAGGTGTTGCCGGCCCTCGACGAAACCCCATCTTGGCTTCCTGTCGACGTCGTCGCAGACGCCATTTTGGACTTGGCAAGTCTTAACGATTCTCCTATCTCAGGCTCCGCCATATTGAGACAGTTCTCGCACGACCCGAATACAGTTTACCACGTCCAAAATTCCAGGACTTTCAAATGGACAGAAGAGCTCCTTCCCGCGTTAAAAGAAGCAGGGCTTGACTTTGAAATCCTGACCCAAAGGCAGTGGATTCAACGTCTTCGAGAAGGCGAACAGGATCCACAGAAAAACCCAGCCATTAAGCTGTTGGACTTTTTCGCAGATAAATATGATAATGACAAGCCTGGCCGAGCGGGTCTTGTGTTTGAGATGGCGAAGTCCGAGGCCGCGAGCCCATCGTTGAAAGGGGGGGTAGAGTTGATAGAGAGCGGACTGATTAAGAAATTTGTCGACTCCTGGAGGAGCGAGTGGTGA